The region ACCCGCAAAGATATTCAAGCCGCCGCCGCAGCTTTAAAACCTGCCGCCCATCCGCGCATTCACACCATGATTTCGACATCTGATATTCATCTGCAATATCAGTTGAAAAAGTCCCGTAATGAAGTGCTGGCGATCGCTCAAGAAATGGTGGCTTATGCCAAATCCTTTGTTGATGATGTTGAGTTTTCGCCAATGGATGCTAGTCGGACAGAACCAGACTTTTTATATCAGGTGTTAGAAACTGCGATCGCATCTGGCGCAACCACAATCAATATTCCTGATACCGTTGGTTACTGCACACCCAAAGAAATCGGAATTTTGATTCAAGGCATTCGGGAAAATGTGCCGAATATTGACAGAGTAATTCTTTCCATCCACACCCAAAATGATTTGGGTTTAGCAACTGCCAATGCCTTAGCCGCCATAGAACATGGTGTGCGTCAAGTAGAATGCACGATTAACGGCATTGGCGAACGTGCCGGAAATGCCGCATTAGAAGAAATTGTGATGGCCTTGCAAGTGCGGAAACACTACTTCAATCCCTACTTTGGCCGTTCTGTAAATTCTGATGTACCCCTCACCAGTATCAAAACCCAAGAGATTTACAAAACTTCTACCTTAGTTTCGCAGTTAACCGGAATGCTGATTCAACCAAATAAAGCGATCGTGGGTGCAAATGCTTTCGCCCATGAATCTGGCATTCATCAAGATGGCATTATTAAGCATCGCCAAACCTACGAAATTATGGAAGCTGCATCCATTGGCTTACCAGAAAATCGCATAGTTTTAGGCAAACACTCAGGACGAAATGCTTTCCGTACAAGGTTGAAAGAATTGGGATTTGAACTGAGTGAAGCCGACTTAAACAAAGCCTTTAACCGTTTTAAAGAAGTTGCAGACAAGAAAAAAGAAATCTCTGATTGGGATATAGAAGCACTTGTGCGGGATGAAACCCAAAATCAAGTAGAAAGCGGTTTTCAACTCGAACACGTCCAAGTAATTTGCGGTGACTGCACTTGTCCAACCGCAACCATTACAGTTGTCACACCCGATGGCAAAATCCTGACAGATGCTAGTGTCGGCACAGGGCCAGTAGATGCAGTTTATCAAGCGATTAACCACTTAGTACAAATTCCCAATCAATTAATTGAGTTTTCTGTACAGTCAGTCACAGGCGGAATTGATGCCTTGGGAACAGTCACAATCCGCTTGGCATATCAAGATAGAATCTTTTCCGGGCAAGCATCCGACACAGATATTGTCGTAGCCGCAGCTTACGCCCATCTCAATGCGTTAAATCGCCTTTATCATTATTTGCAAACTCAAAAAATTCTTGCTCAGGTAAGCGAGTAGAACTGTTGGGGAATAGTGTTTAGGTAATATAGGGGCTTCGCCATGACACTATTCTCAACAGGAAATCTCTGTGGATAATTCCTGACCAAGTTAAGCACGAAATAAATGATTATATTCAGGATTGTACAAGTGCGATCGCCCATCTGTTGCTTTCAGTGCGGGACTAATTACATAAAGTGTGGTGCGAATCAGATTTTCTGTTTTGGTGCATTCCGCCATTTTGTTAAGGGGAACCACGCGAATTTTTTCATCAGGCCAACCTAGCCGAAAGCAAATCGCCACAGGTGTATCGCTGGGGTAATGTTCGAGTAATTTGGCTTGGGCATTTTCGACGTGACGCGCACTTAAATATAGGCATAAACTAGCTTGATGGGCGGCGAGGCTGGTTAACTCTTCTGTGCTTGGGACTTCAGTACGTCCACTAATGCGCGTCAAGATGATAGTTTGAACTAAACCGGGGACTGTTAACTCTACCTTGAGTTTGGCGGCGGCGGCTTGAAAGGCGCTAATTCCTGGGACGACTTCAAAGGGGATATCCGCCTCAGCCAGCATTTGCATTTGTTCGTGAATAGCACTGTAAAGACTGGGGTCGCCAGAGTGGAGACGAACAAGAGATTTTTGCTGCGATCGCACCCGTTCCACCATCAGCGATACAATTTCTTCCAAAGTCTTATCCGCAGTCGGAATAATTTCCGCATCTGGGCGGCACAGATTTAATATTTGTTCGGGAACTAAAGCATCAGCAAATAAAATTACATCTGCCCTAGAAAGGAGTTTTTGCGCTTTAACCGTTAATAAATCTGGGTCTCCCGGCCCTGCCCCCACAATGTAAACTGCTAGTTTGATTAAATTTAGTTGAGTTTCCATACAAAAAACTTCAATTACTTTTCCGTATTTACCCGTAATAAAAATCTTTTTTCAAAAATTTCTTGGCATTTTCTCAGTATCCTTCCGGATTAACCCTCTAACGATAGAAGAATGGAATGGTAGATGCACCCTGGTTAAGCCCTAGAGTCAAATCTGGGGCATTTTTTATTTTTGGTCATTAGCCATTGGCATTGCCTAAATGCGTGATGAATTTTCTCACGCAGAGTCGCAGAGAGGATGAGGATTTTTAAATTGAGTCATCTTCTAATCCCCCTTGTCTCCCTTGTCTCCTTCGTCCCCCTTCAGGCCTTCTCCTAATCACTCGACGCAACCACATCCGGTAACGGACGTTTCCGAAAATATAGCCAAGCTAAACCTGCTAAACCTGCGATAATACCCGTTAAGCTGACAATTTGAGCAATTCTCAGATTTCCTAGCAATAAACTATCTG is a window of Aulosira sp. FACHB-615 DNA encoding:
- a CDS encoding 2-isopropylmalate synthase translates to MSIASQATDRVIIFDTTLRDGEQSPGATLNAEEKLAIAHQLALLGVDVIEAGFAVSSPGDFQAVKTIAEQVGKADGPIICSLARATRKDIQAAAAALKPAAHPRIHTMISTSDIHLQYQLKKSRNEVLAIAQEMVAYAKSFVDDVEFSPMDASRTEPDFLYQVLETAIASGATTINIPDTVGYCTPKEIGILIQGIRENVPNIDRVILSIHTQNDLGLATANALAAIEHGVRQVECTINGIGERAGNAALEEIVMALQVRKHYFNPYFGRSVNSDVPLTSIKTQEIYKTSTLVSQLTGMLIQPNKAIVGANAFAHESGIHQDGIIKHRQTYEIMEAASIGLPENRIVLGKHSGRNAFRTRLKELGFELSEADLNKAFNRFKEVADKKKEISDWDIEALVRDETQNQVESGFQLEHVQVICGDCTCPTATITVVTPDGKILTDASVGTGPVDAVYQAINHLVQIPNQLIEFSVQSVTGGIDALGTVTIRLAYQDRIFSGQASDTDIVVAAAYAHLNALNRLYHYLQTQKILAQVSE
- the cobM gene encoding precorrin-4 C(11)-methyltransferase encodes the protein METQLNLIKLAVYIVGAGPGDPDLLTVKAQKLLSRADVILFADALVPEQILNLCRPDAEIIPTADKTLEEIVSLMVERVRSQQKSLVRLHSGDPSLYSAIHEQMQMLAEADIPFEVVPGISAFQAAAAKLKVELTVPGLVQTIILTRISGRTEVPSTEELTSLAAHQASLCLYLSARHVENAQAKLLEHYPSDTPVAICFRLGWPDEKIRVVPLNKMAECTKTENLIRTTLYVISPALKATDGRSHLYNPEYNHLFRA